From Candidatus Woesearchaeota archaeon, one genomic window encodes:
- a CDS encoding fibrillarin-like rRNA/tRNA 2'-O-methyltransferase, with the protein MKPTKFPGIFFEETDGRKTFYTKNLTPGKQVYGEKLVAESDIEYREWDIRRSKLAAALIKGIDQLGFKEDSKVLYLGSATGTTVSHVSDICDKGMIFAIDFAPRVMRDLMFLAERRKNIIPLLADANKPEEYYSFIPAADIIYQDVAQKNQVEIFLKNINLFLKSAGYAIIAVKSRSIDVTRSPKEIFSIVRRELENSLIVVDYRVLDPFERDHCMFVCKKKNAA; encoded by the coding sequence ATGAAGCCAACAAAATTCCCTGGAATATTTTTTGAAGAAACAGACGGAAGAAAAACATTCTACACTAAAAATCTCACTCCGGGAAAGCAGGTTTATGGTGAAAAGCTTGTTGCAGAAAGCGATATTGAATACAGGGAATGGGATATAAGAAGGAGCAAGCTTGCTGCTGCATTGATCAAGGGCATTGACCAGCTCGGCTTCAAGGAAGACTCTAAAGTTCTCTACCTTGGAAGCGCAACCGGAACAACTGTTTCGCATGTTTCCGATATTTGCGATAAAGGAATGATCTTTGCAATAGATTTTGCTCCCAGGGTAATGCGGGATCTGATGTTTTTGGCTGAGCGGAGAAAAAACATAATTCCGCTATTGGCAGATGCAAATAAGCCAGAAGAATATTACTCGTTTATTCCGGCAGCCGACATCATTTACCAGGATGTTGCCCAGAAAAACCAGGTTGAGATATTCCTGAAAAACATTAATTTGTTTCTGAAAAGCGCAGGCTATGCAATAATCGCTGTGAAATCAAGGTCAATTGACGTGACAAGAAGCCCGAAAGAAATATTCTCCATTGTCAGAAGAGAGCTTGAAAACAGCCTCATTGTTGTTGATTACAGAGTTCTCGATCCATTTGAGAGGGATCACTGCATGTTTGTCTGCAAGAAAAAAAATGCTGCCTAA
- a CDS encoding GNAT family N-acetyltransferase — MLPKKIIGKRIYLRQLKKSDAKQLVKICHDRSIHRSTRVPYPYRLKDALAFLKRTSARRKHRSEIVFGIISKETKELMGTVSFVRTNNRDNKTEIGYLIGKNYRNKGYVSEAVRLLLDFGFRKMKFHKIYINCAKENKASKRVIEKVGCKEEALLKEDIFVGGKYHDCYIHSILRKDWLKCH, encoded by the coding sequence ATGCTGCCTAAAAAGATAATTGGAAAACGGATTTATTTAAGGCAATTAAAAAAATCAGATGCAAAACAGCTGGTTAAGATATGCCATGATAGGTCAATCCACAGATCCACCCGCGTGCCCTACCCTTACAGATTAAAAGATGCTCTGGCATTCCTGAAAAGAACAAGCGCAAGAAGAAAACATAGGAGTGAAATTGTTTTCGGGATAATCAGCAAGGAAACAAAAGAGTTGATGGGCACTGTTTCTTTTGTAAGAACGAATAATAGAGACAACAAAACAGAGATAGGCTATTTGATCGGAAAAAATTACAGAAATAAGGGCTATGTGAGTGAAGCTGTAAGATTGTTGCTTGATTTTGGCTTCAGAAAAATGAAATTCCACAAAATCTATATAAATTGCGCAAAAGAAAACAAGGCATCGAAGCGGGTTATTGAAAAAGTTGGCTGCAAAGAGGAAGCTTTATTAAAAGAAGATATTTTTGTAGGAGGAAAGTACCATGATTGTTATATCCACAGCATATTAAGGAAGGACTGGTTAAAATGCCATTAA
- the cysS gene encoding cysteine--tRNA ligase, producing MPLKLFNTSIRKKELFKPINKNEVKMYSCGPTVYNYPHIGNYRAYLASDLLRRYLEYKGFKVKQVMNLTDVDDKTIRDSQKEGITLDEFTIKYKKIFFDDLETLNIEKAEYYPEATKHIREMVELVKALLKKGHAYKGEDGSIYYDISTFKEYGKLAHIKVDELKAGARVKHDEYAKEEASDFVLWKAWDEHDGNIYWQNELGKGRPGWHLECSAMSMKYLGKTFDIHTGGIDLIFPHHQNEIAQSEGATGKKFVNYWLHNEWLLVEGKKMSKSLGNFYTLRDVINKGYKPKAIRYLLISNHYRQQLNFTFDELKSAESTVEKFRDFILSLRDYKEVKKENSKKIKLLIKKSKTGFESAMDDDLNISVALSHIFDFMREINILLTNKEMSEKDAKVILDFIFSIDKVLGIMEEKEEVLPSAIKKLIEERETARKNKNWAEADRIRSDLAKKGIQLMDTPEGARWKKI from the coding sequence ATGCCATTAAAGCTTTTCAACACATCGATAAGGAAAAAAGAATTATTCAAGCCAATAAATAAAAATGAAGTAAAAATGTATTCATGCGGACCAACGGTATATAATTACCCGCACATCGGCAATTACCGGGCTTATTTGGCTTCTGATCTATTAAGGCGTTATCTGGAATATAAAGGATTTAAAGTAAAGCAGGTCATGAATCTTACAGATGTCGATGACAAAACAATAAGGGACTCGCAGAAAGAAGGCATAACGCTTGATGAATTCACAATAAAATACAAAAAAATCTTCTTTGATGATCTTGAAACATTAAACATTGAAAAGGCAGAATACTATCCTGAAGCCACAAAGCATATCAGGGAAATGGTTGAACTAGTCAAGGCATTGCTAAAAAAAGGCCATGCTTACAAAGGCGAAGATGGGTCAATCTATTATGATATCTCAACATTCAAGGAGTATGGAAAATTGGCCCATATCAAAGTTGATGAATTAAAAGCCGGAGCAAGGGTAAAGCATGATGAATATGCAAAAGAAGAAGCATCTGATTTTGTTTTGTGGAAAGCATGGGACGAGCATGACGGAAATATTTACTGGCAGAATGAGCTTGGAAAAGGAAGACCAGGCTGGCATTTGGAATGCTCTGCAATGTCAATGAAATATTTGGGAAAAACATTTGACATCCACACAGGCGGCATTGATCTTATTTTTCCGCATCACCAGAATGAGATTGCGCAAAGCGAAGGAGCAACTGGAAAGAAATTCGTGAATTACTGGCTCCATAATGAATGGCTTCTTGTCGAAGGCAAAAAGATGTCAAAGTCATTGGGAAATTTCTACACTTTGAGGGATGTCATAAACAAGGGCTACAAGCCGAAGGCAATAAGATATTTGTTGATCTCAAATCACTACAGGCAGCAGCTTAACTTTACTTTCGATGAATTGAAATCTGCAGAATCAACAGTTGAAAAGTTCAGGGATTTTATTTTAAGCTTAAGAGATTACAAAGAGGTAAAAAAGGAAAATAGTAAAAAAATAAAATTATTGATAAAAAAATCAAAAACAGGGTTTGAATCTGCAATGGACGATGACTTAAACATTTCAGTTGCATTATCGCATATTTTTGATTTCATGAGAGAAATAAATATTTTGTTAACAAACAAGGAAATGAGTGAAAAAGATGCAAAAGTGATCCTTGATTTCATTTTTTCAATTGACAAAGTGCTTGGCATAATGGAAGAGAAAGAAGAAGTGCTGCCTTCTGCAATTAAAAAATTAATAGAAGAAAGGGAAACTGCAAGAAAAAATAAGAATTGGGCAGAAGCAGACAGAATAAGGTCAGATCTTGCCAAAAAAGGAATTCAATTAATGGATACTCCAGAAGGCGCAAGGTGGAAGAAGATATGA
- a CDS encoding valine--tRNA ligase — translation MELPQNYSFKEAEKKWNEYWEKEGIYKFDPNDEKREIYSIDTPPPTVSGKMHLGHAFSYSQQDFVVRFHRMLGKNVFYPFGTDDNGLATIRLIEQEKKVKDVALGREGFINLVLETLEKELRPSYLQDWKRIGISCDWSIFYTTIDKHCQKISQKSFIDLYKKGREYRKRTPFFWCPECQTAIAQVEMKDSEQDSQLIYMKFDTTIKKQIIIATTRPELMGACVMVHVHPDDERYKEFIGAEAIIPFYNRKVPIKANRDVAMDFGSGAVYHCTFGDMDDVVWLEREKIPAIEIENKDGTLNEKAGKYKGMAIKRARSAVTDDLKKEERIEKIEPIRHVVNVHERCGTDIEILTTDQWFIKYLDLKDEMIKWGNALNWHPEYMKVRYENWVHGLKYDWCISRQRFFGVPFPLWYCRKCNEVILAEEKQLPVDPLKDNPPVKKCPKCGCDEFIPEKDVLDTWATSSLTPRLAIELMPEKIQKRLYPMSLRPQAHDIITFWLFNTVVKSQLHYKINPWKDVMIAGHAQDPHGKKMSKSKGNVVEPQSLVDKYGADCLRFWAAGSKLGEDLPYQEKDLVTGQKFTIKLWNASKFCFIHLEKYEKGKNIKLEMIDRWLLSKLNKIIKNATESFNEYEYSKTKAETENFFWHVFCDYYLEIIKDRLYNVGTYSKDAVESAKYTLYMSLLTILKLMAPIMPFITEEIFQTYFADKEKAKSIHISEWPECDKKLIDENAEKIGELVCYAVEAARQAKSEKKISLKEPVKKMILRGKISKEDFKKVEKDIIATAKVQEMIYEELKKDSKIDFENVIDL, via the coding sequence ATGGAACTACCGCAGAACTACAGCTTCAAAGAAGCTGAAAAGAAATGGAATGAATACTGGGAGAAGGAAGGAATTTACAAGTTTGATCCAAATGATGAAAAGAGGGAGATCTATTCAATTGACACTCCGCCGCCAACAGTCAGCGGGAAAATGCATCTTGGGCATGCATTCAGCTATTCTCAGCAGGATTTTGTTGTAAGATTCCATAGAATGCTCGGCAAGAATGTTTTCTATCCTTTCGGAACAGATGATAACGGGCTGGCAACAATAAGGCTAATAGAACAAGAAAAGAAAGTAAAGGATGTTGCTTTAGGCAGGGAGGGATTCATAAATCTGGTTCTTGAAACATTAGAAAAGGAGCTTAGGCCTTCATATCTGCAAGACTGGAAAAGAATAGGCATAAGCTGCGACTGGTCTATATTTTATACTACGATAGACAAGCATTGCCAGAAAATATCTCAAAAAAGCTTTATAGACCTATACAAAAAAGGCAGAGAATACAGAAAGAGGACGCCGTTCTTTTGGTGCCCTGAATGCCAGACGGCAATAGCCCAGGTAGAAATGAAAGACAGCGAACAGGATTCTCAATTAATATACATGAAATTCGATACGACAATAAAAAAGCAGATAATAATAGCAACAACAAGGCCAGAGCTGATGGGGGCATGCGTAATGGTTCATGTGCACCCTGATGACGAAAGATACAAGGAGTTCATAGGAGCAGAAGCAATTATCCCATTCTACAACAGAAAGGTTCCGATAAAAGCAAACAGGGATGTTGCAATGGATTTTGGCTCAGGAGCTGTTTATCATTGCACCTTTGGCGATATGGATGATGTAGTATGGCTTGAGAGAGAAAAAATCCCTGCTATTGAGATTGAAAATAAAGACGGGACATTAAATGAAAAAGCAGGAAAATACAAAGGAATGGCTATAAAGCGGGCAAGGAGCGCTGTTACAGATGACCTGAAAAAAGAAGAAAGGATTGAAAAAATAGAGCCTATAAGGCACGTGGTTAATGTTCATGAAAGATGCGGCACAGATATTGAGATACTGACAACAGACCAATGGTTTATCAAATATCTTGACCTGAAGGACGAGATGATAAAATGGGGAAATGCGCTTAATTGGCACCCGGAATATATGAAAGTAAGATATGAAAACTGGGTTCATGGCCTTAAGTATGACTGGTGTATTTCAAGGCAGAGGTTCTTTGGAGTTCCGTTTCCATTATGGTACTGCAGGAAATGCAATGAAGTAATTTTAGCTGAGGAGAAGCAATTGCCGGTTGATCCTCTGAAAGACAATCCGCCTGTAAAAAAATGCCCTAAATGCGGCTGTGATGAATTTATTCCAGAAAAAGATGTTTTGGATACATGGGCAACATCATCACTGACGCCAAGGCTCGCAATTGAGCTGATGCCTGAAAAAATACAGAAAAGGCTTTATCCGATGTCATTAAGGCCGCAGGCGCATGATATAATAACATTCTGGCTTTTCAATACTGTTGTTAAATCGCAATTGCATTACAAAATAAACCCCTGGAAAGATGTCATGATTGCAGGGCATGCGCAGGATCCGCATGGCAAAAAGATGTCAAAAAGCAAGGGAAATGTTGTTGAGCCGCAGTCTTTGGTTGACAAGTATGGCGCTGACTGCCTTAGATTCTGGGCAGCTGGCTCTAAATTAGGAGAGGATCTGCCTTACCAGGAGAAAGATTTGGTTACAGGCCAGAAATTCACAATAAAACTATGGAATGCATCAAAATTCTGCTTTATTCATCTGGAAAAATATGAAAAAGGCAAAAATATAAAATTGGAGATGATTGACAGGTGGCTGCTGTCTAAATTGAACAAGATCATTAAAAATGCCACTGAATCATTTAATGAATATGAATATTCAAAAACAAAAGCTGAAACAGAAAACTTCTTCTGGCATGTTTTCTGCGACTATTATCTTGAAATTATAAAAGACAGGTTGTATAATGTAGGGACTTATTCAAAAGATGCTGTTGAATCTGCCAAGTATACGTTATACATGTCATTATTGACAATATTAAAACTCATGGCGCCAATAATGCCTTTCATTACAGAAGAAATCTTTCAGACATATTTTGCGGACAAAGAGAAAGCAAAAAGCATACACATTTCAGAGTGGCCTGAATGCGATAAAAAACTGATTGATGAAAATGCTGAAAAAATAGGCGAATTAGTGTGTTATGCTGTTGAAGCTGCAAGGCAGGCAAAATCCGAGAAGAAGATTTCCTTGAAAGAGCCGGTTAAGAAGATGATCTTAAGAGGGAAGATTTCAAAAGAAGATTTCAAAAAGGTTGAGAAAGATATAATTGCTACGGCAAAAGTTCAGGAAATGATTTATGAAGAATTGAAGAAGGATTCTAAGATTGATTTTGAGAATGTTATTGATTTATAA
- a CDS encoding nucleoside 2-deoxyribosyltransferase codes for MKIYFAGSIRGGRHDVDLYLQMIDHLKQHGEVLTEHVGDKNLKVFDEDGITDGHIHDRDLKWILSSDILIAEVSTPSLGVGYEIGRAVENNKRVLCLYHPQAVKMVSAMIAGCPKITLAEYRDIDEAKKIIDKFLK; via the coding sequence ATGAAAATCTACTTTGCAGGATCAATCCGCGGCGGAAGGCATGATGTTGACCTGTATCTTCAGATGATAGATCATCTTAAACAGCATGGAGAGGTCCTTACCGAGCATGTAGGGGATAAAAACCTTAAAGTTTTTGATGAAGACGGAATAACAGACGGCCATATTCATGACAGGGATTTAAAATGGATTCTTTCTTCAGATATTTTAATCGCAGAAGTGTCAACTCCGAGCTTGGGAGTGGGGTATGAAATAGGCAGGGCTGTGGAAAACAACAAGCGCGTTCTGTGCCTGTACCACCCGCAAGCTGTAAAAATGGTGTCTGCTATGATTGCAGGTTGTCCAAAAATTACACTTGCTGAATATCGTGATATTGATGAAGCTAAGAAAATAATTGATAAATTTCTAAAATAA
- a CDS encoding replication factor C large subunit, producing MEELWANKYLPKTISDVHGQDAALKQLKDFVFNFKNKKKRAAIAYGPAGSGKTAAVYAIANEINLEIVETSAADFRNEEQINLKVGNAVHQMSLFSKGKVILIDEIDGLSGNEDRGGIQAIIKLIEKTTFPIILISNDPWGNKFSSLRSKSELIQFKSLDVSDVFNVLKKIASKEGIKYEEPVLKSLARRAAGDLRAAITDLQMLADEKKELVKKDVEDVAERNKQESILNALVKVFKIKDANIAVTAFENVDEDIDKCFLWVDENLPKEYTDPEDLANAYDMLSKADVLRGRISRWQHWRFLDYINTLLTAGVAVSKKQKNSEFIKYCQTTRILKLWHAKMKYMKRKDIAKKIALKTHSSQKEIIKDTLPYMQVIFRKNKKEAERIADYLDLNEEEKDWLGK from the coding sequence ATGGAAGAGTTGTGGGCCAATAAATATCTGCCGAAGACAATTTCTGATGTTCACGGCCAGGATGCAGCTTTAAAGCAGCTGAAGGACTTTGTCTTTAATTTCAAAAACAAGAAAAAAAGGGCTGCCATCGCTTACGGCCCGGCAGGAAGCGGAAAAACAGCTGCTGTCTATGCAATTGCAAATGAAATTAATTTGGAGATTGTTGAAACAAGCGCTGCTGACTTCAGAAACGAAGAGCAGATCAACCTTAAAGTCGGCAATGCAGTGCATCAGATGAGCTTATTCTCAAAAGGAAAAGTTATTTTGATTGATGAAATTGACGGATTAAGCGGCAATGAAGACAGGGGCGGAATACAGGCAATAATAAAATTGATTGAAAAAACAACCTTTCCCATAATCCTGATTTCAAATGATCCATGGGGCAACAAATTCAGCTCGTTAAGGAGCAAATCAGAGCTTATTCAGTTTAAATCTCTGGATGTTTCAGATGTTTTTAATGTTCTCAAAAAAATAGCTTCAAAAGAAGGCATAAAGTATGAAGAGCCTGTTTTGAAGAGCCTTGCAAGAAGAGCTGCTGGCGACTTAAGGGCAGCAATAACTGATCTTCAAATGCTGGCAGATGAAAAGAAAGAATTGGTTAAGAAAGATGTGGAAGATGTTGCAGAAAGAAACAAGCAGGAATCCATACTTAATGCGCTTGTAAAGGTGTTCAAGATCAAAGATGCTAATATCGCTGTAACAGCATTTGAAAATGTTGACGAGGATATTGATAAATGCTTTCTATGGGTTGATGAAAACCTGCCGAAAGAATACACTGATCCTGAAGACCTGGCAAATGCTTATGACATGCTCAGCAAAGCAGATGTTTTAAGAGGCAGAATCTCAAGATGGCAGCATTGGCGCTTCCTCGATTATATAAACACTTTATTAACAGCAGGTGTTGCTGTTTCAAAGAAGCAGAAAAACAGCGAATTCATAAAATACTGCCAGACAACAAGGATCCTCAAATTATGGCACGCTAAAATGAAATACATGAAAAGGAAGGACATAGCGAAAAAGATCGCATTGAAAACACATTCTTCGCAAAAAGAAATAATCAAGGATACGCTGCCTTATATGCAGGTCATATTCAGGAAAAACAAAAAAGAAGCAGAGAGGATTGCAGATTATCTCGATCTAAATGAAGAAGAAAAAGATTGGTTGGGAAAATAA
- a CDS encoding DUF302 domain-containing protein, whose protein sequence is MKIEDFAHIVETEKSFDEAVVSVRKAVENKGWAIFQVYDYKEILAVKGFKQKPLKIIEICSGKYANQFLNKNKLSSLCMPCKINVLEDEGKVKIMGMKPTIISQFFPEISRQEAEEVERDIIEVIDNAR, encoded by the coding sequence ATGAAAATAGAAGATTTTGCACATATAGTTGAAACAGAAAAGAGTTTTGATGAAGCAGTTGTTTCAGTAAGAAAGGCTGTAGAAAATAAAGGTTGGGCAATATTCCAAGTATATGACTACAAAGAAATATTGGCGGTAAAGGGATTTAAACAGAAACCGTTAAAGATCATTGAAATCTGTTCTGGAAAATATGCCAATCAATTCTTGAACAAGAACAAACTATCCTCTCTTTGTATGCCTTGTAAAATCAATGTTTTGGAGGATGAAGGAAAAGTGAAAATAATGGGGATGAAGCCGACTATAATCTCACAATTCTTCCCAGAAATAAGTAGACAGGAAGCCGAAGAGGTAGAAAGAGACATTATTGAAGTGATAGATAATGCTAGGTGA
- a CDS encoding SHOCT domain-containing protein codes for MEKDKNTLLWVVIAAVILLFLFSGFGMGGYGMMGFGFLFMLLFWGLIIWLIVTLINASQSKENWSDSLTILKRRYASGEITKKQYEEMKRELGR; via the coding sequence ATGGAAAAAGATAAAAATACATTGTTATGGGTTGTAATTGCTGCAGTTATTCTGTTGTTTCTTTTCTCAGGATTTGGAATGGGCGGCTATGGCATGATGGGTTTTGGATTTTTGTTTATGTTGCTCTTCTGGGGGCTTATCATTTGGCTCATAGTTACCTTAATCAATGCAAGTCAATCCAAGGAGAATTGGTCAGATTCATTAACAATCCTGAAGAGAAGATATGCTTCTGGAGAAATTACAAAAAAGCAGTATGAAGAAATGAAGAGAGAATTAGGCAGGTGA
- a CDS encoding metalloregulator ArsR/SmtB family transcription factor, producing MKELYEIHAEMCKVFSNSIRLEILNLLRDKEFSVTELIEKTKLSQSNISQHLSIMKSKGIVTSNRRGKNIYYKLTNPKIIKAFDIIREVLTEKLKENGRIVKNL from the coding sequence ATGAAAGAGTTATACGAAATTCATGCTGAAATGTGCAAGGTGTTTTCAAATTCAATTAGGCTGGAGATATTGAACCTATTGAGAGATAAAGAATTTTCAGTCACTGAATTGATAGAGAAAACAAAATTAAGTCAATCAAATATTTCTCAGCATTTGTCTATTATGAAGTCTAAAGGCATTGTTACATCAAATAGACGAGGCAAAAATATCTATTACAAACTCACAAATCCAAAAATCATTAAGGCGTTTGATATCATAAGGGAAGTTTTGACTGAAAAATTAAAGGAAAATGGAAGAATTGTCAAGAATTTGTAA
- a CDS encoding glycine--tRNA ligase, which produces MALTIADMATFCKRKGFVYPDAEIYGGMAGFWDYGPLGVELKGNIKKEWWKTFVQQREDVFGIDGAIITSAKVWQASGHADCFTDILVECKKCHARIRGDSLVADLLNIAAEGLSATDIDKLIKDNNIDCPNCHDDFENAKQFNLMFRTNIGPIENTNSLTYLRPETAQLIFTNFKLVQENSRAKLPFGIAQMGKAFRNEISPRDFLFRSREFEQMEIEFFTHPDKTDECIFFSEVQGMKVNVLTADAQKKGGQHKETTISELAENKLANKWHAYWLASFYKWFTDLGIKKENLRLREHKEEELAHYAGACFDIEYKFPFGWKEIHGNADRKQFDLKQHMKFSKKDLGVFDEATKQKVIPSVASEPSQGVDRALLAFMFDAYEYDKKRENIVLKLHPKLAPVKAGIFPLIKKEGLDKKAKEILNDLNKEFNCFYDESGSIGRRYARQDENGTPYCITVDFDSLKNHDVTLRNRDDTKQIRVKIKDLKETLRRLVNSELEFEYAGHPLK; this is translated from the coding sequence ATGGCATTGACAATCGCTGACATGGCAACATTCTGCAAGAGGAAAGGCTTTGTTTATCCTGATGCGGAGATCTATGGCGGAATGGCTGGATTCTGGGATTACGGCCCATTGGGAGTTGAATTAAAAGGCAATATAAAAAAAGAATGGTGGAAAACATTTGTCCAGCAGAGGGAAGATGTCTTCGGAATTGACGGAGCAATAATAACAAGCGCAAAAGTATGGCAGGCATCCGGCCATGCTGACTGCTTTACAGACATCTTGGTTGAATGTAAAAAATGCCATGCAAGAATCAGAGGCGATTCATTGGTTGCAGATCTTCTCAATATCGCTGCAGAAGGATTGTCAGCTACAGACATTGACAAATTAATAAAAGACAACAACATAGACTGCCCAAACTGCCATGATGATTTTGAGAATGCAAAGCAGTTCAATTTGATGTTCAGGACAAACATCGGTCCAATTGAAAACACAAATTCTCTTACTTATCTAAGGCCGGAAACAGCGCAGCTCATCTTTACAAATTTCAAATTAGTCCAGGAAAACTCAAGGGCAAAGCTGCCTTTCGGAATAGCGCAGATGGGAAAGGCATTCAGGAATGAAATAAGCCCAAGAGACTTCTTATTTAGGTCCAGGGAATTCGAGCAGATGGAGATTGAATTCTTCACTCATCCGGATAAAACAGACGAATGTATTTTCTTCAGCGAAGTCCAGGGCATGAAAGTGAATGTTTTAACAGCAGATGCCCAGAAAAAAGGCGGGCAGCACAAGGAAACAACAATAAGCGAGCTGGCTGAAAATAAGCTTGCAAACAAATGGCACGCTTACTGGTTAGCATCATTCTACAAATGGTTTACCGATTTGGGCATCAAAAAAGAAAACTTAAGATTAAGGGAGCATAAAGAAGAAGAATTAGCTCATTATGCCGGAGCATGCTTTGATATCGAATACAAATTCCCATTCGGCTGGAAAGAGATACACGGAAACGCTGACAGAAAGCAGTTTGACCTGAAGCAGCACATGAAATTCTCGAAAAAGGATCTGGGTGTTTTCGATGAAGCTACAAAGCAGAAGGTTATTCCGTCTGTTGCATCTGAGCCCTCGCAGGGAGTTGACCGTGCCTTATTGGCATTCATGTTTGACGCATACGAATACGATAAAAAGAGAGAGAATATTGTTTTAAAGCTGCATCCAAAATTGGCCCCAGTAAAAGCAGGCATCTTCCCATTAATCAAAAAAGAAGGCCTTGACAAAAAAGCAAAAGAAATCCTGAATGATTTAAACAAAGAATTCAACTGCTTTTATGATGAATCAGGCAGCATAGGAAGAAGGTATGCGAGGCAGGACGAAAACGGAACTCCGTATTGCATCACAGTTGATTTTGACAGCCTGAAAAACCACGATGTCACGCTAAGAAACAGGGATGATACAAAGCAAATAAGAGTAAAAATCAAGGATTTAAAAGAAACACTAAGACGGCTGGTTAATTCTGAGCTTGAATTTGAATATGCAGGCCACCCATTGAAATAG
- a CDS encoding THUMP domain-containing protein codes for MQGLAIVNKGIENTAALEIKELIKSSPEIRESCVIFGIKDFDDLAKLCYTAQSVNRILFLLDSFKINSVEDIKERIEKINFDKFLNKNRTFVVRSERIGEHSFTSSEIEAETGEFIIEKIKKDKKYTQKVDLNNPGIIVFVYIYNDDCYMGIDFAGRELDKRDYKIFSAPNSLKGTVAYALVRIAEYNKKEIILDPFCLSGEIPIEAAMFANNFPVNHFSRDKFAFNKFLKFNFEKIDKKIKKARLKIMGFASLTNLKSCQKNAKIAGIEKSIGITKIDVDWLDIKLKKNSIDKIISYPPQISIARNNEKDIEKIYKELFYQAEYILKKKGMAVLLTRKDELLKKYAEEYKFKLINEKTIMQGKEEMKVLIWEK; via the coding sequence ATGCAGGGCTTGGCTATTGTGAACAAAGGCATTGAAAATACTGCCGCTTTGGAAATTAAGGAATTGATTAAATCAAGCCCTGAAATAAGGGAAAGCTGTGTTATTTTCGGCATTAAAGATTTTGATGATCTGGCCAAATTATGCTATACAGCCCAGAGCGTCAACAGGATTCTCTTTTTATTGGATTCTTTTAAAATAAATTCTGTTGAAGATATCAAAGAAAGGATTGAAAAAATAAACTTTGATAAATTTTTAAATAAAAACAGGACCTTTGTTGTAAGATCTGAAAGAATCGGCGAGCATAGCTTTACAAGCTCCGAGATTGAAGCAGAAACAGGCGAATTCATCATTGAAAAAATAAAGAAAGACAAAAAATACACTCAAAAAGTCGATCTGAACAATCCAGGTATTATTGTTTTCGTCTACATCTATAATGATGACTGCTACATGGGCATAGATTTTGCAGGAAGAGAGCTTGATAAAAGGGATTATAAAATATTTTCAGCACCTAATTCATTAAAGGGAACAGTTGCATATGCTCTTGTAAGAATCGCCGAATATAATAAAAAAGAAATAATTTTAGACCCATTCTGCCTGAGCGGCGAGATTCCAATAGAAGCAGCGATGTTTGCCAATAACTTTCCGGTCAATCATTTCTCAAGAGACAAGTTTGCATTCAATAAGTTTTTGAAATTTAATTTTGAGAAGATCGATAAAAAAATAAAAAAGGCCAGATTAAAAATAATGGGCTTTGCTTCGCTTACAAATCTCAAATCCTGCCAGAAGAATGCGAAGATTGCTGGAATTGAAAAATCAATCGGCATTACAAAGATAGATGTTGACTGGCTCGACATAAAACTGAAGAAAAACTCAATAGATAAGATAATAAGCTATCCCCCCCAGATAAGCATTGCAAGAAACAATGAAAAAGACATTGAGAAAATATACAAAGAACTATTCTACCAGGCAGAATATATCCTGAAGAAAAAAGGCATGGCTGTTTTATTGACAAGGAAAGATGAACTGCTGAAAAAATATGCCGAAGAGTATAAATTCAAGCTGATCAATGAAAAGACCATTATGCAGGGCAAAGAGGAAATGAAAGTTTTGATATGGGAGAAATGA